Part of the Flavobacteriales bacterium genome, TCAAGCATATTTTCTATATGAGTTTGATAAATAATTTTAGCCTCTTCTTCTCCATTTATAATATCGATATCCAAAGTTGTTTTTGCTTTGGTTTCTTTGAGAAGTTTGTTTGCATTTGCAGAGTTTCTCATTGCTGAGGTAGCACATGCACGGTAAACAGCAACTTCATGTGCTTTCATTATATGCTGAAAACCTTGCATAGCTTCTATGAAACGTTGATAGTTTCTTTCAGATATTTTCCCATCAGTAAAAACATCTTGTCCTAATCTAATAGGGACCCTAATGAGTGAGTTTTTTTTAAAAACTGTTCCATTTTTTGTTTCATTTGCTGTCATTATCAACAGTCTTATGGCATTAGATCCGATGTCTATACTAGCAAGTTTTTTACTTACCATTGGCTTTTAGTTTAAAGTAATTATAAAGTTCGTATTGTGCTCTCAAAGGTTCTTTTTCTGTAGATTTTGCATAAAGATTATTCTGATCTTTATCTATTATTCTTGCTTTCACAGAATCTTTCCATTGTATTTTGAAAAAATCTTTGAGTTCTTGTTGGAGTTTTTCGTCATAAATGGGACAAGTTAACTCAATTCTTCGGTCTAAATTTCGAACCATAAAATCTGCTGAAGAAATATAGTACTTTTCATTTCCTCCATGATAAAAATAATAGATTCTTGTGTGTTCAAGGAAACGATCTAAGATACTGATAACTTTAATATTTTCAGAAAGTTTTTTCACTCCAGGAACAAGGCAACAAATTCCTCTAACGATAATCTCTATTTTAACACCTGCTTGACTGGCTTCGTAGAGTTTGGTAATCAGTTTTTCATCTACTAAAGAGTTCAGTTTGATCCTAATTTTCGCTTTAGAACCCATTTTTGCTTGACGAATTTCAAAGTTTATTAATCGCACCATTTTATTTCTTGTGTTCCGTGGAGACAAGACAATATGACGATGATAGCTAGCGTTAAATCTTCCTTCTACAATGTCAAATAAACTTACAACTTCTTTTGTTACTCTTTTGTCTGCTGTAAAAAGGAGTACGTCAGAATAAATTTTAGCAGTTTTCTCATTAAAATTACCTGTTCCTATTGCAGCATAATAAGTTTGTTCATTAGACTCCTTTCTGGTTATTACGCAAAGTTTTGTATGTATTTTTAATCCCTCAAAACCGTGTAATACTCTCACGCCACGGTCTTGTAAGTACTTTGTCCACTCGATATTATTACTTTCATCAAACCGAGCTTTTAATTCTATTACAGCCGTTACTTGTTTTCCATTTCTGGCTGCGTTTACTAATGCTTTTGCAACTTTGGAATTAGAAGCGAGACGATAAATGAAAATCTGAATTTTTTTCACTTTAGGATCTATAGACGCCTCTTGGAGCATATCTATAAAGTGATCAAAGCTGTGATAGGGATAATGAAGCAGTATATCTTCCTTTTTGAGTTGAGGGAAGATTGATTTATCATCCTTTATTTTTGGATGTTTGATAGGAGGGAAGGGTTCAAAGTTTAAATCCTTTCTTCCTAGTGAAGGAAATCCAATAAAATCTTTGAAGTTGTGGTATTTTCCACCTGGTATTACCGAGTCTGTTTCATCAATATCTAATGCCTTAGTAAGTTTCTCTAAGATATCTTTAGGCATTTTTTTATCGTGAACAAAGCGTACAGGGTCACCTGATTTTCTTTGCTGAAGGCTCTTTTTGATTTTTGCAAGCATTCCTTCTGAGTATTCATTATCAAAATCAAGCTCAGCATCACGAGTGATTTTAAAGGTATAACTACTTTTTACTTCATAAGGCAAAGTTTCAAATACTTTGTGAAGGTTTAGTCTAATGACGTCATCAAGTAAAACAATTTCTGTTTTTTCTTCTTTTTTTTGTTTTGGAAGGATAACAAAACGACTTCTATCTGAAGGTATTTCAACAATTGCATGAGCCGATTTTTCCTTATCTTCATGAGCCAGATCTACTAAAAGATATATTTTTTCATCATTAAGACTTGGAATATTCTTTAGGTTTTTTAGCAGGATCGGAAAAATATCGTGCTTCAAGTTTTCTTGAAAATAACTCTCAATATAATCTAGATATTCTCCAGAGATCGTATTGTCATTATCTAAATAAATATTCTTTTTTCTAAGCTCTTTGAGAATTGTAAAGAATACTTTGTCAAATCGTTTTTGGAGTTCAATGGTTTTCTTTGTGATCTTTTTGAGAAGAAGAATGTTCTCTTCTTTTTCTTTCTCGTTTTTTGTGACTTCTACAATTCTTTTGGCAGATGCCACACGAACACGATAAAATTCATCAAGATTATTGGAAAATATACCCAAAAAACGCATCCTTTCAATTAATGGATTATTTTGATCTTCTGACTCTTGTAATACTCTTTCATTAAATGAAAGCCAACTTAGTTCTCTATTGATGAGCATATTTTTTTCTTTATTGAAGGCATTTGCCTAAGATTTTTTGTTTTTAGTTTACCAAAAATTGGAATCCAACGAATGTATCAATTTAAGGTAAAGAATAGGTCAACTCATATTGAAGTTGAAGTTAACAAAAAAAGAAGTAGGGAGGTTGTTATTTAGAAAAAAAAGGCACAAAAAAAGGCAAGCTACTTATGTCACATCGCTACGACCACCTACCCTTGCTTCGATCAAGATCTGGGGGAGTTCAGCAGGAGCTGATTGCATAAGACTTGCCGATGACAAAAGTACGAATTTCGGCTACTTTACAAAGTTTTTTACAAGAATAATTTACAGTTTTTTTACTGTTTGTTGATTTTCAAATAAAAAGAATTTTTTCCTTCCTGTATTCGTACAAAATATACACCTGATTGGATACTTTCTAAGCTTACTTTTTGCTTTTTTACGGGTAATACTTGTTTCCCTAGAACATCAAAAACGCGAATTTCGGCTTGTTCATTCACTAAACTTAGCAAATGGTTTTGATCATAAAACCACAAAGTAGGTTCATATTCTTCTACAGAAACTGGATTCCAAATTTTATTTGCAAACTCTGGGTGGTCCACAAAAGGGTTTCGGTTGTTTTGATAACCGTAAATTTCGTTATTTCTGTTTGTTTCAAAAGCATCTACAGGATCCTGTGCATGCCATTGTAAAAGTGTCGATAATTTTCCATGGTATGGAGCACTTCCGTTATTCACTTGCTGGTTTAGTTCTAAATCAACTTCTCCACTCTCACCTTCGTATCTTACAGCCATATAGAATAGCATACGTGCAACATCTCCTTTTACGGCATCTCTTGGTTCCCATGAATCTCCATCAAACTTGCATTGTGTTGCTTCGTTGTGTGCGTTTCCTCCATTATCAAAATCCAAAGATCCTCTTGAAGAGTTTACACTGGCATCTGTGGGACGGATATGGTGTAAGTCTGTTCCAACAGGTTTACTATTTCCAAATCCTCCGTGGCTTTTTGCCCAAACGTGCTCTCTGTTCCAATCATTTGCTCCACCTCCAAAACTTGATTTTGATTGGGAAGTTCCTTTATATAACAAAATTACGTTACTTGAATTATTTGGATCTTCATCTGTGTTTTTCAGTGCCGTTTTTAAGGCATTATAGGACAGTTCTGTATGATTGTCAATAATGTCATTGAGCTTATTCTTTAGTGCGTTTCCTGTGAGATTATCGGTTCCATCATAGTATCCTGCAGGAATTTGTGCCCAAGCATTGATTTGTAACAACGAAAGGCTAAGAATTAATAGTGTTCTGATCATGTGTTTTTCATTATTTGGTTATACGTTCGATGTTTTTTCAAAAGGAAGTCTAGAATCATAGAACCTTTAAACATCATCTTTGGTAAAGTCTTTATGTTTGTTCTTTTGGTTTTTAAATCTTTGATCATTTTGTAAAATGCAAAATGTGCTCTTACAATAGCCCAGCAGTGTTTTGGTTTTCCGTGTAAAAGAAATTGGATTCCAATCATTCCATCAAAAAGTAGATGGGTGAAAATGGTCGTCAAAATTTTATTTTTAGGAAGATTTTTATAAAGCATAGCCAAACTATTCTTAAAATTTAAGAAAGTTTTCCTTGGTGATCCAATGCTTAACGTTCCTCCACCTACATGATAAACGGTAGCGTTTGGAGCATAATGTATTTCGTATCCATCATTTTGTAGTCGCCAACAGAGATCTATTTCTTCAAAATGTGCAAAATAAGTCTCATCAAACCCTTGATGCTTGGTATAAAGTTCTGATTTTATAAAAAAAGCAGCACCTGTTGCCCAAAATATTTGAATTTGATCATCATATTGTCCCAGATCTTCTTCACGATCATTTACTACTCTTCCTCTACAAAAAGCATATCCGTAACGATCTATAAAACCTCCAGCAGCTCCAGCATGCTCAAAGTGTGTTTTTTGATCGTAGGCCAATATTTTTGGCTGACAAGCTGCTATTTTTTCATCACTCTTTAAAAGCTCTATGGGATCTATGAGCCAATCTTTGCTCACTTCAATATCAGAGTTGAGTAATACCCAATAAGGATATCCTTTTATTTGCTTTAATCCTTCATTATACCCTCCTGCAAATCCAAAATTTTGGTCTAAAATTACTAAAGGAATGTGTGGGTATTTTTCTTCTAGATAGGCAACAGAGTCATCAGTTGAGGCGTTATCTATTACCCAAATATCGGCTTGTGGAGAATGCTTGATTACATTTTCCAAAAATTTTTCAAACCAATGTTTTCCATTGTAATTAAGGATAACTACGGCGGTTTCTTTTGGGTTGTTTTCTACTTTCTTGTGTATTTCCATCGTCTGTGGGTCCAGAGCCAATCGCTTGGATTTTCTAAGATTTGGCGTTCGAGCAAAGCTAAATGTTTTTTAGTGTTTTCGAACTTAGGTGCGTTATAATTTTCTGAAACTAATTCTATTTTGTAGCTGTAATATCCTCTTTTGAGTCGTTTCATGCTCAAAAAATACATGGGTAATTTAAGTTTTTGGGATAAATTTTCTGCCCCTAGATACACTGCTGTATTTTGATTTAAAAATGTTGTAGTAAACTCTATTTGATCTACGTGTGGAGTTTGATCCGCAATAAGGTAGCCAAAAAATGGACGTTTACGATTTTTTAAAACATAGCGAATAAAACTTTTCATTTTTACCGGATGATCACAAAATCTTTTACGAGATCTCAAGGTATAGTCTTCAAAGTCTTTATTACTTATTTCTTTGTATGCAATATAAGCTCTTTGGTCAGATTCTATACAAAATTGACGACCGAGCCATTCCCAATTATTAAAATGCCCACAAACCATAATAGCACTGCTGTTTTCTTCTAATAATTTTTTGAGCAATTCGGGATTTTCTAATTGTACTCTCTTTGCCATCTCTTTCTTCGAAATACTAGAACAATAAAGTGTTTCTACCATAATATCAAAAAAACTTCGATAAAATTCCTTTTCTATTTGAAGTCGTTCATCTGCTGTTTTTTCAGGAAAGGCATATAAAAGATTCTCTTTCACAACTTTTTTTCGATAGCCAAACAGCTTGTAAATTAATCCGTAAAGAAATGTAGAAAACGCATATAGAATAGATAGTGGTAAATGTCCAATTCTATCAGCAATTTTAAGTAAAAATCTCAACATTATTGTCGGTTATTGAAAGTTGAAGAAGGGTCTAATTGAATAATAGACTTCCAATTTAATTCCTTTGGTTCACCATCTTGTGTACTATGTAGAAGACGTATTTCTTGAGATCCGTCTATTTCTGTGAATACAAAAATATGATTTTTTGTTCCCATTGCGGTTTCATGATAGTGCCAAATTTCATAGGCCTTGCTATGTGCAGTCCATGCTCTTCTTTCAGAATCTTGTGGTTTACCATATTGGATTCTTACTCTTCCTCGGTCTGTGCGATAACCATATTGCTGACTTTTACCATATTTACTTTCAATTTCTTTTGCAAGTTTTATGAATTTTTTAATTGCAGCTTCTGTTCTTACCGGTCTTTTTCGTTCCCAAAAACTGATGAGGTAATTTTGTTTTTGAGCAATATCTTTATTGTCAATTATGTTGTGAATTCCTGCACGATCTGCTTGAAAACGTACTGCCATTGCACCTAACAAAAGGTTTATTCTATGTGCATCTTCTAGCTGGAATTCCTTTATTAATGTCTTTTTATATTCTTCTCTAAAAAGTTGTTGTTTATTTTGGTTTTCTTTAGAATCTTTTTTTCCTAATTTCCCTACTTTACTAAACTCAACTTCGGTCTCGGAAATCACTTCTTTATTTTCGTTAATTATTTTGGCCTTAAATACATAATTTCCACTTCTTAATTGATCTATCGGGAAAGTGAGAAACTGAGAGAAGCGTTTTCTACCCATTTTTTGGACACTATAAGTTCTCTTTATTGCAAAAGGCCTATGTTTTTCATGAGCAAAAGATTCTAGATAAAAAGTCTCGGTACTGTCTAAAAGTTCTGGATAAATATCATAAAACACTTTTAGCGTATCTTCATTTTCTTTATAAAAATACTTTTTTGATTGAATTTTTGGGATGATGATTCTTCCTCTTTTATAGAATGGATGTTTTATTTTACTATGTTCATTGGTTTTTTGAATTTCATTGGCAAGTAAAATATCACTAAAGTATTCTTTAGAAAAATCAATAACTTTAAAAGGAAACTTATGCTCGCTAGTAGCGTAAGGATTGTTGAAATCCTCTATTTTTATATAGAA contains:
- the ppk1 gene encoding polyphosphate kinase 1, with translation MLINRELSWLSFNERVLQESEDQNNPLIERMRFLGIFSNNLDEFYRVRVASAKRIVEVTKNEKEKEENILLLKKITKKTIELQKRFDKVFFTILKELRKKNIYLDNDNTISGEYLDYIESYFQENLKHDIFPILLKNLKNIPSLNDEKIYLLVDLAHEDKEKSAHAIVEIPSDRSRFVILPKQKKEEKTEIVLLDDVIRLNLHKVFETLPYEVKSSYTFKITRDAELDFDNEYSEGMLAKIKKSLQQRKSGDPVRFVHDKKMPKDILEKLTKALDIDETDSVIPGGKYHNFKDFIGFPSLGRKDLNFEPFPPIKHPKIKDDKSIFPQLKKEDILLHYPYHSFDHFIDMLQEASIDPKVKKIQIFIYRLASNSKVAKALVNAARNGKQVTAVIELKARFDESNNIEWTKYLQDRGVRVLHGFEGLKIHTKLCVITRKESNEQTYYAAIGTGNFNEKTAKIYSDVLLFTADKRVTKEVVSLFDIVEGRFNASYHRHIVLSPRNTRNKMVRLINFEIRQAKMGSKAKIRIKLNSLVDEKLITKLYEASQAGVKIEIIVRGICCLVPGVKKLSENIKVISILDRFLEHTRIYYFYHGGNEKYYISSADFMVRNLDRRIELTCPIYDEKLQQELKDFFKIQWKDSVKARIIDKDQNNLYAKSTEKEPLRAQYELYNYFKLKANGK
- a CDS encoding endonuclease; this encodes MIRTLLILSLSLLQINAWAQIPAGYYDGTDNLTGNALKNKLNDIIDNHTELSYNALKTALKNTDEDPNNSSNVILLYKGTSQSKSSFGGGANDWNREHVWAKSHGGFGNSKPVGTDLHHIRPTDASVNSSRGSLDFDNGGNAHNEATQCKFDGDSWEPRDAVKGDVARMLFYMAVRYEGESGEVDLELNQQVNNGSAPYHGKLSTLLQWHAQDPVDAFETNRNNEIYGYQNNRNPFVDHPEFANKIWNPVSVEEYEPTLWFYDQNHLLSLVNEQAEIRVFDVLGKQVLPVKKQKVSLESIQSGVYFVRIQEGKNSFYLKINKQ
- a CDS encoding glycosyltransferase family 2 protein — encoded protein: MEIHKKVENNPKETAVVILNYNGKHWFEKFLENVIKHSPQADIWVIDNASTDDSVAYLEEKYPHIPLVILDQNFGFAGGYNEGLKQIKGYPYWVLLNSDIEVSKDWLIDPIELLKSDEKIAACQPKILAYDQKTHFEHAGAAGGFIDRYGYAFCRGRVVNDREEDLGQYDDQIQIFWATGAAFFIKSELYTKHQGFDETYFAHFEEIDLCWRLQNDGYEIHYAPNATVYHVGGGTLSIGSPRKTFLNFKNSLAMLYKNLPKNKILTTIFTHLLFDGMIGIQFLLHGKPKHCWAIVRAHFAFYKMIKDLKTKRTNIKTLPKMMFKGSMILDFLLKKHRTYNQIMKNT
- a CDS encoding lysophospholipid acyltransferase family protein, which gives rise to MLRFLLKIADRIGHLPLSILYAFSTFLYGLIYKLFGYRKKVVKENLLYAFPEKTADERLQIEKEFYRSFFDIMVETLYCSSISKKEMAKRVQLENPELLKKLLEENSSAIMVCGHFNNWEWLGRQFCIESDQRAYIAYKEISNKDFEDYTLRSRKRFCDHPVKMKSFIRYVLKNRKRPFFGYLIADQTPHVDQIEFTTTFLNQNTAVYLGAENLSQKLKLPMYFLSMKRLKRGYYSYKIELVSENYNAPKFENTKKHLALLERQILENPSDWLWTHRRWKYTRK
- a CDS encoding GWxTD domain-containing protein; this translates as MKQFKLSYLFFLSLLFIPNLTQAQQIKASMSPKQYIYKDSLTFIDFYFKVDLRTLKMANDSLGASLTMYLKDPNKEQFAFIDRVKISKHVKEMSEVVFKTSCAVKPFVYDFYIKIEDFNNPYATSEHKFPFKVIDFSKEYFSDILLANEIQKTNEHSKIKHPFYKRGRIIIPKIQSKKYFYKENEDTLKVFYDIYPELLDSTETFYLESFAHEKHRPFAIKRTYSVQKMGRKRFSQFLTFPIDQLRSGNYVFKAKIINENKEVISETEVEFSKVGKLGKKDSKENQNKQQLFREEYKKTLIKEFQLEDAHRINLLLGAMAVRFQADRAGIHNIIDNKDIAQKQNYLISFWERKRPVRTEAAIKKFIKLAKEIESKYGKSQQYGYRTDRGRVRIQYGKPQDSERRAWTAHSKAYEIWHYHETAMGTKNHIFVFTEIDGSQEIRLLHSTQDGEPKELNWKSIIQLDPSSTFNNRQ